In the Acidaminococcales bacterium genome, GTTTTTGTACGCTTCGGCGGAAATGGAACAGGCGGGCAGGACAATACTGCACGCCAAAGCCGAAGTCCGCGCGGAGGACGGCAAGCTGGTAGCGGGAGGCAAGGCCATATATTTTGTTCTGGGCGAAGACGACGGCGTATACGGCACAGGGCGCAAATAAGGCGGCGGACAACGCGCCGTTAAAATTCCCCCGCCCTGTTGCAGGAATATCGCGATAATTGTCGAAGTTGGCAAAAGATATATAAATTTTCGCGGGAGATGTTCCTTATTGATGAAAGCGGTGGTGGTGTTTTCCGGCGGGCAGGACAGCGCCACCTGCCTGTTGCAGGCAATAAGTTTGCGCGGCGCGGAAAATGTGGAAGCCTTGTCTTTTTCTTATGGGCAAAAGCACGAATTGGAGCTGGAAGCGGCGCAGTCAATCGCAAAAGAGCTAAAGGTCAGGCATACGGTCATGGACGCCGGGCTTTTAGGCCAAATCGCGCAAAGCGCGCTTTTAAAGGGCGGCGGCGAAATAAAGCAAGGGAACAAATACCCCAATACGGTCGTGGACGGACGCAATATGTTGTTTCTTTTCCTGGCGGCCGTTTACGCTAAAAGCAAGGACGTCAAAGACATTGTCGCCGGCGTCTGCCAAACTGATTTCAGCGGCTACCCCGACTGCCGCGATATTTTCGTAAAATCGCTCAATGTTACTTTAAATCTCGCCATGGACTATGAATTCAGGCTTATCACGCCGCTCATGTGGCTTAGCAAGAAACAGACCTGGGCGCTTGCCGACAGCTTGGGCCGCCTTGAGTTCATAAGGGCGCGGACGCACAGCTGCTACAACAACGTGCGCGGCGGCTGCGGCAGCTGCCCCGCCTGCATGCTGCGCGAGCGCGGCTACCGCGAGTACGCGGCGGAAAAAGAAGCGAAATGAATCGCGCCAAAGCGGGCGAAAAGCGGACATTTCCCTTGACATGCCGCAGCGCGCGTTTGGTGCGGCGCGGTTTGGCCGGCCGGAGATCCCTGAATTATGATATTTAAGGAGAGCGCATGCGATGAGTACGTTTCTGATAAATGAAATTTTTTATTCTTTGCAGGGCGAAGGCTTCAACACCGGCAGGCCGGCTGTTTTTATCCGGCTGTCCGGCTGCAACCTCCACTGCGTTTGGTGCGACACCGATTTTGCGGCAAACGACGAAATGGACATTGATGCCATCCTTTCCATTGTGCGGGCTTTTGAGGTCAAGAACGTCGTCATTACCGGCGGGGAGCCGACCATGCACGAGAATTTGCTTGATTTGGCGCGTTTGCTGAAAAGCCACGGGTATTGGCTGGCCTTGGAAACCAACGGCGTCAACGGACTGCCGGAGGAAGCGGAACTGCTTTTCAACTATATATCCGTTTCCCCTAAATCCTTTTACGCCTCTTTGTACGAAAACGCCTCGGCGATAAGTTTCGCCGACGAGGTGCGGGTGGTGGTGGACGGCGACGTGTTTGATTTTTGCGTGTTCATTGAAGATCGCATTGTCGCGCAGCATTATTATCTTT is a window encoding:
- the queC gene encoding 7-cyano-7-deazaguanine synthase QueC, with amino-acid sequence MKAVVVFSGGQDSATCLLQAISLRGAENVEALSFSYGQKHELELEAAQSIAKELKVRHTVMDAGLLGQIAQSALLKGGGEIKQGNKYPNTVVDGRNMLFLFLAAVYAKSKDVKDIVAGVCQTDFSGYPDCRDIFVKSLNVTLNLAMDYEFRLITPLMWLSKKQTWALADSLGRLEFIRARTHSCYNNVRGGCGSCPACMLRERGYREYAAEKEAK
- a CDS encoding 7-carboxy-7-deazaguanine synthase QueE — encoded protein: MSTFLINEIFYSLQGEGFNTGRPAVFIRLSGCNLHCVWCDTDFAANDEMDIDAILSIVRAFEVKNVVITGGEPTMHENLLDLARLLKSHGYWLALETNGVNGLPEEAELLFNYISVSPKSFYASLYENASAISFADEVRVVVDGDVFDFCVFIEDRIVAQHYYLSPCCSIDEKFNVLPTIQTLGKLNMRKGSKKWGLSFQTHKMADMQ